A genomic region of Methanothermobacter sp. CaT2 contains the following coding sequences:
- a CDS encoding citryl-CoA lyase — MMNEGIINDILRVKNPRWRTSITRVEPNRIVTRGYSQEDLIGGVSFSEMVYLLIRGELPPQNVARMLEAVLVSFCDHGVTPPSTQAARMIASAGSPVHACIAGGLLAFGKNHAGAIERSMKLFQETVSSCESEDEIPDAALRLVDDHLQANRRIPGFGHRYHNADPRAVRLLELAEDYGCVGPHTSLALEVQEILLERKGVRMNVDGANAGILSDMGFDWRTGAGVFMIGRLPGLISHVYEEKVREPAFRKFFEIEEIQYDGEEKRILEADYRTLNGSEIWKTTNTKEPGRE, encoded by the coding sequence ATGATGAATGAAGGGATAATAAATGATATACTGCGGGTTAAAAATCCCAGGTGGAGGACTTCCATTACGCGTGTTGAGCCTAACCGTATTGTTACGAGGGGTTATTCTCAGGAGGATCTTATTGGTGGTGTTTCCTTTTCTGAGATGGTTTATCTTCTGATCAGGGGTGAGCTTCCCCCTCAGAATGTTGCGCGTATGCTTGAGGCTGTCCTGGTGTCCTTCTGTGATCATGGTGTTACTCCGCCGAGTACTCAGGCTGCCCGTATGATTGCCTCGGCGGGTTCTCCGGTTCATGCCTGTATTGCCGGGGGTCTTCTTGCCTTTGGTAAGAATCATGCGGGTGCCATTGAGCGTTCCATGAAGCTCTTCCAGGAGACCGTATCATCCTGCGAGTCTGAGGATGAGATCCCTGATGCTGCCCTGAGGCTGGTGGATGATCACCTCCAGGCCAACAGGAGGATCCCCGGCTTCGGGCACCGCTACCACAACGCCGACCCCCGGGCCGTCAGGTTACTGGAACTTGCAGAGGATTACGGCTGCGTGGGACCCCACACCAGCCTTGCACTGGAGGTCCAGGAGATACTCCTGGAACGCAAGGGAGTCCGGATGAACGTTGACGGGGCCAACGCCGGCATACTATCAGACATGGGATTCGACTGGAGGACCGGAGCAGGAGTATTCATGATAGGACGCCTCCCAGGACTCATATCCCACGTCTACGAGGAAAAGGTCAGGGAACCAGCCTTCAGAAAATTCTTCGAAATCGAAGAAATACAGTACGACGGCGAGGAGAAAAGAATATTAGAAGCAGATTACAGAACACTTAATGGGTCAGAAATATGGAAGACGACGAATACAAAAGAGCCAGGAAGAGAGTAG
- a CDS encoding phosphate ABC transporter substrate-binding protein: MDTKLIIGIVVAIVIIAGAVLALGGGGQQEKIDIVGSTSVQPVAEKLAAEYMKKHLNVKINVQGGGSSVGIKSAADGTADIGTSSKELKPDEKKGLTEYLIGKDGIAIIVNSKNTVSDLTKDQVKDIFSGKITNWKEVGGPDAKITVVTREDGSGTRKAFEEIVMGKETKIKKDAIVESSTEAVKQAVKQDPNAIGFISLANLDETVKALKIDGVAPSEQTVADGSYKIQRPFLFLVKGSAKGAVKDFIDWVLSPEGQAIIKSEKVVPAKA; the protein is encoded by the coding sequence ATGGACACCAAACTGATCATAGGAATAGTCGTGGCAATTGTAATTATTGCAGGCGCAGTCCTGGCACTTGGAGGTGGCGGACAGCAGGAGAAGATAGACATTGTTGGTTCAACATCTGTCCAGCCAGTTGCAGAGAAACTTGCAGCTGAGTACATGAAGAAGCACCTCAATGTTAAGATAAACGTCCAGGGCGGCGGATCCAGTGTCGGTATCAAGAGTGCCGCTGACGGCACAGCAGACATCGGAACAAGTTCAAAGGAACTCAAGCCCGATGAGAAGAAGGGCCTCACAGAATACCTTATAGGTAAGGATGGAATAGCCATAATCGTAAACAGCAAGAACACAGTCTCAGACCTAACAAAGGACCAGGTGAAGGATATCTTCAGCGGTAAGATAACCAACTGGAAGGAGGTCGGAGGCCCCGATGCAAAGATAACAGTGGTAACACGTGAAGACGGCTCAGGAACCAGGAAGGCCTTCGAGGAAATAGTGATGGGTAAAGAGACCAAGATAAAGAAGGATGCCATAGTTGAAAGTTCAACAGAGGCAGTTAAACAGGCAGTTAAACAGGATCCAAACGCCATAGGATTCATATCACTCGCCAATCTCGATGAAACAGTCAAGGCACTTAAAATAGATGGTGTCGCACCATCAGAGCAGACAGTCGCAGATGGATCCTACAAGATACAGAGACCATTCCTGTTCCTGGTAAAGGGCAGCGCAAAGGGTGCAGTTAAGGACTTCATAGACTGGGTCCTCAGCCCGGAGGGACAGGCAATAATCAAATCAGAAAAGGTTGTACCGGCAAAGGCCTAG
- a CDS encoding phosphate ABC transporter substrate-binding protein — protein sequence MELKPKNILIIIIIIALAYLMIKPGANYERIEIAGSTSVQPVAEELAAEYMKKHPDVKINVQGGGSGMGIRTVQQGIVDIGTSSKALKPEEKDDLQEYVIGKDGIVIAVNNQNPVDDLTVDQLRDIFSGKITNWKEVGGPDAEIHVIVREEGSGTRSSFKSLVMKDEKIRSDAIVQGSTESVKQAIKSDPYAIGFVSMAHMSSDVKALEVNGVTPSETTIADGSYPLVVPFEFLTKGEPRGVVKDFIKWVFSPEGQAIVRSQKVVPAIANVSDDT from the coding sequence ATGGAGCTGAAACCCAAAAACATCCTCATAATAATCATTATCATCGCACTCGCATACCTCATGATCAAACCCGGAGCAAACTATGAGAGAATTGAAATTGCTGGTTCCACATCTGTTCAGCCAGTTGCAGAGGAACTTGCAGCTGAGTACATGAAGAAGCACCCCGATGTTAAGATAAACGTCCAGGGCGGCGGTTCCGGGATGGGTATAAGGACGGTCCAGCAGGGAATAGTCGATATAGGGACCAGCTCAAAGGCCCTGAAACCTGAGGAAAAGGACGACCTTCAGGAATACGTGATAGGTAAGGATGGTATAGTGATAGCCGTTAACAACCAGAACCCCGTCGATGATCTGACAGTGGACCAGCTCAGGGATATCTTCAGCGGTAAGATAACCAACTGGAAGGAGGTCGGAGGCCCCGATGCAGAGATACATGTGATAGTCCGTGAGGAGGGATCAGGGACCAGAAGCTCATTCAAATCACTTGTCATGAAGGACGAGAAGATAAGGTCCGATGCAATCGTTCAGGGCTCCACAGAATCCGTGAAACAGGCCATAAAGAGCGACCCCTACGCAATTGGATTCGTTTCAATGGCACATATGAGTTCCGATGTGAAGGCACTTGAGGTGAATGGAGTGACACCCTCAGAGACCACCATAGCAGACGGATCCTATCCACTGGTGGTCCCATTCGAATTCCTGACAAAGGGAGAACCCAGGGGAGTCGTAAAGGACTTCATAAAGTGGGTTTTCTCACCTGAAGGGCAGGCCATTGTAAGGAGCCAGAAGGTTGTACCGGCAATAGCAAATGTCTCGGATGATACCTAG
- the pstC gene encoding phosphate ABC transporter permease subunit PstC, with protein MISKTREKLIEKGLFITAIFSIIAILLIIVFIFREGFPIFQGYGVTNFIFGMDWAPSDGKYGIFTMIVGSLYITFLSLAIAVPLSILCAIFMAEVSPEIMRRILKPVIETLAAIPSVVYGFFGLIILVPFIRSSLGGTGFGLLTASLILTVMIMPTIISVSEDALRSVPLEYKEASLALGATQWQTIRKVIFPAALPGIITSIILGMGRAIGETLAVIMVAGNVTQIPSSILDPVRALTSNIALEMGYATGLHYSALFGTAIILFFVIMALLVVANYFHYKKKIVIGGGYL; from the coding sequence ATGATCAGCAAAACAAGGGAAAAACTCATTGAGAAGGGTCTTTTCATAACCGCAATATTCTCAATAATCGCCATCCTTCTCATAATAGTCTTCATATTCAGGGAGGGATTCCCCATATTCCAGGGGTATGGGGTCACAAACTTCATCTTTGGAATGGACTGGGCACCTTCAGATGGTAAGTACGGCATCTTCACCATGATCGTCGGGTCACTGTACATAACCTTCCTGTCCCTGGCCATAGCCGTCCCCCTTTCAATCCTATGCGCAATATTCATGGCTGAGGTGTCACCTGAAATAATGCGCAGGATACTCAAACCGGTAATAGAGACCCTTGCAGCAATACCATCAGTGGTATATGGTTTCTTTGGGCTGATCATCCTGGTACCCTTCATAAGGTCCAGCCTTGGAGGTACCGGTTTCGGACTTCTAACAGCATCACTCATACTCACGGTCATGATAATGCCAACAATAATCAGTGTCTCAGAGGATGCCCTAAGATCGGTGCCACTGGAGTACAAGGAGGCCTCCCTTGCACTTGGGGCCACCCAGTGGCAGACCATCAGGAAGGTGATATTCCCGGCGGCACTGCCCGGCATCATCACATCAATCATCCTCGGGATGGGTCGTGCCATCGGTGAGACCCTGGCAGTTATCATGGTGGCCGGTAACGTCACCCAGATACCATCATCGATACTGGACCCTGTAAGGGCCCTCACATCCAACATAGCACTGGAGATGGGCTACGCCACCGGGCTACACTACAGCGCACTCTTTGGGACCGCCATCATCCTGTTTTTTGTCATAATGGCTCTGCTGGTGGTTGCCAACTACTTCCACTACAAGAAAAAGATAGTTATAGGTGGAGGATATCTCTAG
- the pstA gene encoding phosphate ABC transporter permease PstA: MSFRIISPKTSQKIMTGIFWASGIVTVLILLIIIGYILMKGLPAVNLEFLLSEPVDSGRAGGIAPMIVSSLYVTLLAGIIATPLGVGAAVYMTEYATEERIVKLIKFGAETLASIPSIVFGLFGLSFFVVFLGLGWSILSGGLVLALMALPTIFQVAQVSVETVPQSYREGSLALGATKWETIYRVVIPAAIPGITTGVILGMARAISEAAAVMFVVGSALSMPVSIFDPGRPLPLHLYVLATEGISLKNAYGTAAVLVIIVLLITVLTNTLVDRYRRKMMGR; the protein is encoded by the coding sequence ATGTCCTTCAGAATAATATCACCCAAGACAAGCCAGAAGATAATGACAGGAATCTTCTGGGCTTCAGGAATCGTGACAGTACTGATACTGCTCATAATAATTGGCTACATACTCATGAAGGGCTTGCCAGCCGTAAACCTGGAATTCCTGCTTTCAGAACCGGTTGACTCTGGAAGAGCAGGTGGGATAGCTCCCATGATAGTATCCAGCCTCTACGTCACACTGCTAGCCGGTATAATAGCAACACCACTGGGTGTCGGGGCAGCGGTCTACATGACAGAGTATGCCACAGAGGAACGCATCGTGAAGCTGATAAAGTTCGGAGCAGAAACCCTGGCATCCATACCATCAATAGTATTCGGGCTTTTCGGCTTATCATTCTTCGTGGTTTTCCTCGGCCTCGGGTGGTCAATCCTCTCAGGGGGACTTGTACTGGCCCTCATGGCCCTTCCAACCATATTCCAGGTTGCCCAGGTCTCAGTAGAAACGGTTCCACAATCCTACAGGGAGGGAAGCCTGGCGCTTGGAGCCACAAAGTGGGAGACCATCTACAGGGTGGTTATCCCTGCAGCAATCCCCGGCATAACCACCGGTGTGATACTGGGAATGGCCAGGGCAATATCAGAGGCTGCTGCGGTAATGTTCGTTGTGGGGTCAGCACTTTCAATGCCAGTATCCATCTTCGACCCTGGAAGGCCCCTCCCACTGCACCTCTATGTGCTGGCAACAGAGGGCATTTCACTGAAGAACGCCTACGGCACCGCGGCTGTCCTTGTGATAATCGTCCTTTTAATCACGGTTCTAACAAACACTCTTGTTGATAGATACAGAAGGAAGATGATGGGGAGATAG
- the pstB gene encoding phosphate ABC transporter ATP-binding protein PstB, with the protein MYRIEVEDLNVYFDEAHILKDINLKIPKNTVTALIGPSGCGKSTFIRTLNRMNDVISGFRHEGHVYLDGKDIYDPDMDVVELRKKVGMVFQKPNPFPKSIFENVAYGLRVHGYDDRDFIEERVEESLRAAALWDEVKDKLDKSALGLSGGQQQRLCIARTIAIEPEVILMDEPCSALDPISTTKIEDLIHKLKNDYTIIIVTHNMQQATRVSKYTAFFLHGEIVESGLTEQIFIEPRDKRTEDYITGRFG; encoded by the coding sequence ATGTACAGAATCGAAGTTGAGGACCTGAACGTTTACTTTGACGAGGCGCACATCCTCAAGGATATAAATCTCAAGATACCCAAGAACACGGTCACAGCCCTCATAGGGCCATCAGGCTGTGGTAAGTCAACATTCATCAGAACCCTTAACAGGATGAATGATGTGATAAGCGGCTTCAGGCATGAGGGCCACGTCTACCTTGATGGTAAGGACATCTATGACCCTGACATGGATGTGGTGGAGCTCAGAAAGAAGGTTGGGATGGTCTTCCAGAAACCCAACCCCTTCCCTAAGTCCATATTTGAAAATGTGGCCTACGGTCTCAGGGTCCATGGATATGATGACAGGGACTTCATAGAGGAGCGTGTGGAGGAAAGCCTGAGGGCTGCAGCTCTCTGGGATGAGGTCAAGGACAAACTTGATAAATCCGCCCTTGGACTCTCAGGGGGACAGCAGCAGAGGCTATGCATAGCAAGGACCATAGCCATAGAACCTGAGGTTATACTCATGGATGAACCGTGCTCAGCCCTTGACCCCATATCAACCACCAAGATCGAGGATCTCATCCACAAGCTCAAGAATGACTACACCATCATCATAGTGACCCACAACATGCAGCAGGCCACAAGGGTCTCAAAGTACACAGCCTTCTTCCTGCATGGTGAAATAGTTGAAAGCGGCCTCACAGAGCAGATATTCATAGAGCCGAGGGATAAAAGGACTGAGGACTACATTACAGGAAGATTTGGATAA
- a CDS encoding phosphate uptake regulator PhoU, which translates to MWKLIGALLESRLSNVLDETVRYGNETSERVGRAVSSYIKGDEETARELIDTTAAVNEKSYRIEDECLKILGLHQPVAKDLRLASSIMRSAIELERINILLAYIARYAIDGRDRTPPHIEFMSQTVQDMINDALGALMNRDIQLLKRSTRNYIQLQDLYNQLQESNRDFSESGNLMLVARNLLSMGHHVMGMDDRIAYLIVGKRVIHHKVFYSVLMK; encoded by the coding sequence GTGTGGAAATTGATCGGCGCTCTCCTTGAAAGCAGACTTTCAAATGTCCTGGATGAAACCGTCAGGTATGGTAATGAAACCTCTGAAAGGGTGGGAAGAGCCGTATCCAGCTACATCAAAGGGGATGAGGAGACTGCAAGGGAATTGATAGATACAACGGCAGCTGTTAATGAGAAGAGCTACAGGATAGAGGATGAATGCCTCAAAATCCTTGGCCTTCATCAGCCCGTTGCAAAGGACCTGAGGCTGGCATCCAGTATAATGAGAAGTGCAATTGAACTTGAGAGGATAAACATACTCCTTGCCTACATTGCAAGGTACGCAATTGATGGAAGGGACAGGACACCTCCACACATAGAGTTCATGTCCCAGACGGTTCAGGATATGATAAATGATGCACTCGGGGCCCTCATGAACCGTGACATCCAGCTACTTAAAAGGTCAACGAGGAATTATATCCAGCTTCAGGATCTATACAACCAGCTTCAGGAGTCAAACAGGGACTTCTCAGAATCAGGTAATCTTATGCTGGTAGCAAGGAATCTGCTCAGCATGGGCCACCATGTTATGGGGATGGACGACAGGATAGCCTATCTCATAGTGGGTAAAAGGGTTATCCATCATAAGGTCTTCTACAGTGTACTTATGAAATGA
- a CDS encoding DUF2226 domain-containing protein produces the protein MWLPFDNPRKMDYTVLKRSSVPEFSYIRILDNENEAIIFVTGNNIVGAWHIDFNTLEETHSHKAMERLEINHDSVVEVYETDADLFETLIELNDESKLSIPIDAEIIINEMFLDKSSREELLERYRIRVPTDEAIERLIEDYKSR, from the coding sequence ATGTGGCTACCCTTTGATAACCCGAGGAAGATGGACTACACCGTCCTTAAAAGGTCTTCAGTACCCGAATTTTCGTATATAAGGATCCTGGACAATGAAAACGAGGCCATAATCTTCGTAACGGGAAATAACATTGTGGGAGCCTGGCACATTGACTTCAACACCCTCGAGGAGACTCACAGCCATAAGGCAATGGAGAGACTGGAGATAAACCATGATTCAGTGGTGGAGGTCTATGAGACCGATGCGGATCTCTTCGAGACCCTGATTGAACTCAATGATGAATCAAAACTTTCAATACCCATTGATGCGGAGATTATAATAAATGAAATGTTCCTTGATAAATCATCCCGTGAGGAGCTCCTTGAAAGGTACAGGATAAGGGTTCCGACTGATGAGGCGATTGAAAGGTTGATTGAGGATTACAAATCCAGATAG
- the phoU gene encoding phosphate signaling complex protein PhoU, translating into MEKKYPRILFRKRLKDLRKDMEEVSQKTLKTHKLAVDLLMEYDEEKKEKVIKNSRAIDDMVFNLERKAISLIAAEQPVAGDLRFIEACIKVGSHLKRIGYLAANIAEAAEKLKDEEIPRRPLEDLKHMSDFVQMMLSKGIYAFLDQNMEMARELRHDDDKVDDLFDQTLEHVTRSMFEDKESISYLVNLLFIARFLERVGDRAVSIADRTIFMITCEKP; encoded by the coding sequence ATGGAAAAGAAGTATCCGCGGATACTGTTCCGCAAAAGGCTTAAGGATCTGAGGAAGGATATGGAGGAGGTTTCACAGAAAACCCTTAAAACACATAAACTAGCAGTTGACCTCCTGATGGAGTATGATGAGGAAAAGAAGGAGAAGGTAATAAAAAACAGCAGGGCAATAGATGACATGGTCTTCAACCTTGAGAGGAAGGCTATAAGTTTAATAGCAGCTGAACAACCCGTTGCAGGAGACCTGAGATTTATAGAGGCCTGCATTAAGGTTGGAAGTCATCTCAAGAGGATAGGCTACCTGGCGGCCAACATAGCCGAGGCTGCAGAGAAACTGAAGGACGAGGAAATTCCGAGAAGACCCCTTGAAGACCTGAAGCACATGTCTGACTTCGTGCAGATGATGCTCTCCAAGGGAATCTACGCCTTCCTTGACCAGAACATGGAAATGGCGAGGGAGCTCAGGCATGATGATGATAAGGTGGATGACCTCTTTGACCAGACACTTGAACATGTAACAAGAAGCATGTTTGAGGATAAGGAATCAATCTCATACCTGGTTAATCTCCTCTTCATAGCAAGATTCCTTGAGAGGGTTGGTGACAGGGCTGTCAGCATTGCTGATAGGACGATCTTCATGATAACGTGTGAGAAGCCATGA
- a CDS encoding fumarate hydratase — protein MISRETVEETVCRLFREAVIRIPPDVTLALKKAYLQEEDEIALLNLKAILDNIELAEKMEVPVCQDTGLPIVFVRMGKVEVEDLYEGIAAGVERATAEVPLRPNVVDPLTRENTGTNTGQMIPQIDVEITDTDNLDITVFPKGFGSENNNALLMGLPGDGIEGIKDFVVRTVLEAGGKPCPPVIVGVGIGGSSDLAMKLAKKALLERVGERNPDKKLASLEEDILNSINESGSGPMGMGGKTTALDVKIKTAHTHTAGLPVGVCIQCWAARRATAILRDHM, from the coding sequence ATGATAAGCAGGGAGACCGTTGAGGAGACCGTGTGCCGTCTGTTCAGGGAGGCTGTTATCAGGATACCCCCCGATGTCACGCTTGCACTTAAAAAGGCCTACCTCCAGGAGGAAGACGAGATAGCCCTCCTCAACCTCAAGGCAATCCTTGATAACATTGAACTGGCAGAGAAGATGGAGGTGCCTGTCTGTCAGGACACCGGGCTCCCCATCGTCTTTGTGAGGATGGGTAAGGTTGAGGTTGAAGACCTCTATGAGGGTATAGCTGCAGGTGTTGAGAGGGCCACAGCGGAGGTTCCGCTGCGCCCAAATGTTGTTGATCCCCTCACAAGGGAGAACACCGGCACAAATACCGGTCAGATGATACCCCAGATCGACGTTGAAATCACAGACACTGATAATCTTGATATAACAGTTTTTCCGAAGGGATTCGGGTCTGAGAACAACAATGCACTCCTTATGGGCCTCCCGGGTGATGGAATTGAGGGTATTAAGGACTTTGTTGTGAGGACCGTCCTGGAAGCCGGTGGAAAGCCATGCCCCCCTGTAATTGTGGGTGTGGGTATCGGTGGCTCCTCTGACCTTGCGATGAAACTTGCAAAGAAGGCCCTGCTTGAACGTGTTGGGGAGAGAAATCCTGATAAAAAACTTGCATCCCTTGAGGAGGACATACTGAACTCCATCAACGAGTCTGGCAGTGGCCCCATGGGTATGGGTGGTAAGACCACCGCCCTTGACGTTAAGATAAAGACTGCCCATACACACACTGCAGGGCTCCCCGTGGGTGTCTGCATACAGTGCTGGGCTGCAAGGAGAGCCACTGCAATCCTGAGAGATCATATGTGA
- a CDS encoding 4Fe-4S dicluster domain-containing protein, which yields MRELVSNPELCDECMKCERICPKNAIRVIDGVPVFCMHCSPERAPCLNICPEDAIVEVDGAVVILEDRCIGCGLCRDACPVGAITLNERGVAVKCDLCIDREKPLCVMVCPKGALSESSEDMMAAKRDKIAGELKRLKNLMKY from the coding sequence ATGAGAGAGCTGGTTTCAAATCCAGAACTGTGCGATGAGTGCATGAAATGTGAGAGGATATGTCCAAAGAACGCCATCCGGGTTATAGATGGTGTTCCAGTTTTCTGCATGCACTGCTCACCTGAAAGGGCCCCCTGCCTCAACATATGCCCTGAGGATGCCATAGTCGAAGTGGATGGTGCTGTGGTCATCCTGGAGGACCGGTGTATCGGTTGCGGCCTCTGCCGGGACGCCTGCCCCGTGGGTGCCATAACCCTGAATGAGAGGGGTGTTGCAGTGAAATGCGACCTCTGCATCGACAGGGAGAAGCCCCTCTGCGTAATGGTATGCCCCAAGGGCGCCCTCAGTGAAAGCTCAGAGGATATGATGGCTGCAAAGAGGGATAAAATAGCCGGGGAGCTCAAACGCCTGAAAAATCTGATGAAATATTAA
- a CDS encoding 4Fe-4S dicluster domain-containing protein, whose amino-acid sequence MELQKIVIQPELCDGCRDCEEACKKLYGASRIMIRELDDVYYPIICQQCEDAPCRTVCPTDAIDDEVDPERCIGCGLCMVVCPFGAVVMEDRKAQKCSQCPDLDTPACVKACSKRALSVIDTEKLKLERQKKFVSRMAGVSKGQRGSDILSILTAKRKARQKLEQED is encoded by the coding sequence ATGGAATTGCAGAAGATCGTTATTCAGCCAGAGCTCTGTGATGGCTGCAGGGACTGTGAAGAGGCCTGTAAAAAACTTTACGGTGCCTCCCGCATAATGATAAGGGAACTTGACGACGTCTATTACCCCATAATCTGCCAGCAGTGCGAGGACGCCCCGTGCAGAACTGTTTGCCCCACCGATGCAATTGATGATGAGGTGGACCCTGAGAGGTGCATCGGCTGCGGCCTCTGCATGGTGGTGTGTCCCTTCGGCGCCGTCGTCATGGAGGACCGTAAGGCCCAGAAGTGCAGCCAGTGCCCGGACCTTGACACCCCCGCATGTGTAAAGGCGTGCTCAAAGAGGGCCCTCAGCGTCATAGACACTGAGAAACTCAAACTTGAAAGGCAGAAGAAATTTGTATCACGGATGGCAGGTGTCAGCAAGGGCCAGAGGGGATCAGATATCCTCAGCATACTTACAGCGAAGAGGAAGGCCCGGCAGAAGCTTGAACAGGAGGACTAG
- the porB gene encoding pyruvate synthase subunit PorB, whose protein sequence is MKIPEEEFLAPGHRGCAGCGATVGVRLALKVLGKNTVAVSSTGCLEVITTPYPETAWRIPWIHVAFENAAAVASGVERALKAKGRDDVNVVAFAGDGGTADIGLQALSGAMERGHNIIYICYDNEAYMNTGIQRSASTPYGASTTTSPHGKESFGEDRPKKNMPLIMAAHGVPYVATASISYPEDFMEKVRKAKETDGPAYIHLHQPCTTGWGFDPAKTVELGRLAVETGSWILYEIEDGDFRVTYRPVQRKPVEEYLNAQKRFRHLTEEQKARIQEYVDSVCQELRI, encoded by the coding sequence ATGAAAATACCTGAAGAAGAATTTCTGGCCCCAGGGCACCGTGGATGCGCAGGATGCGGTGCTACAGTTGGAGTCAGGCTGGCCCTGAAGGTTCTTGGAAAGAACACCGTAGCAGTATCATCAACAGGTTGCCTTGAAGTTATCACCACACCCTACCCTGAAACCGCATGGAGGATACCCTGGATACATGTTGCATTTGAAAACGCCGCTGCAGTTGCATCAGGCGTTGAAAGGGCTCTGAAGGCAAAGGGAAGGGATGACGTTAACGTAGTGGCCTTTGCAGGTGATGGTGGAACAGCAGACATCGGACTACAGGCACTATCAGGTGCAATGGAGAGGGGCCACAACATCATATACATCTGCTACGATAACGAGGCCTACATGAACACCGGTATACAGAGGAGTGCCTCAACACCCTACGGTGCCTCAACAACCACGTCACCCCATGGGAAGGAGAGCTTCGGTGAGGACAGACCCAAGAAGAACATGCCACTCATAATGGCAGCCCATGGAGTGCCCTACGTTGCCACCGCATCAATATCATATCCTGAGGACTTCATGGAGAAGGTCAGAAAGGCCAAGGAAACCGATGGTCCTGCCTATATACACCTTCACCAGCCATGCACAACCGGATGGGGTTTTGATCCTGCGAAGACAGTGGAACTCGGAAGGCTGGCAGTTGAAACCGGGTCCTGGATACTCTATGAGATAGAGGATGGTGATTTCAGGGTCACCTACAGGCCAGTGCAGAGGAAACCCGTTGAGGAGTACCTCAACGCACAGAAAAGGTTCAGACACCTCACAGAGGAACAGAAGGCCAGAATCCAGGAATACGTTGACAGTGTATGCCAGGAACTCAGGATATAG